In a genomic window of Columba livia isolate bColLiv1 breed racing homer chromosome 4, bColLiv1.pat.W.v2, whole genome shotgun sequence:
- the LOC102090750 gene encoding toll-like receptor 1 isoform X2, protein MRPLTNIYVFASAFIFMLWNNIQPTVENEFIANYSSSLLTNVPKNIPVHTHILDLSHNRISGLSISEFISLSDLQVLNLSRNLITELDLSVFIYNEDLEYLDLSHNNILKVYCQTLANLRHLDMSFNKYTALPICQEFRNMFHLEYLGLSATVIRRSDFRYFTHLQLHTVFLTLEDFSLYEPQSLTALNTRTLHIVFAANRNFSFPLLYDGMSTSENLKIVNLRYTSSYKDFPSPHLTLLKKIKTTVLMLDTVDLQWPIILQIFLLIWYSPVEHLTVTNLTFRGPLEGLAEYDFLPLLNSLKQLISLDGSMKALTLEHVHNKVYYFNQEILYRQFSEMKIANLTIYDAYMPHMLCPNRTSSFQYVNFSHNALTDELFQNCGTLTDLKYLILQRNKFESLAKVSFMTSHMKSLKYLDMSSNLLHHDGADVRCQWAESLSELDLSSNQLTDVVFECLPVNIKTLNLQNNQIASVPRGVTELKSLAELNLASNRLADLPGCSGFSSLEFLNTEMNLILTPSADFFQSCPRVRELQAGHNPFKCSCELQDFLRLERRSGGKLAGWPAAYLCEYPSALRGTQLKDFHLSELACNTALLLVTALLLTLVLVAVVAFLCIYLDVPWYVRMTWQWTQTKRRAWHSRPEGQETVLQFHAFVSYSERDALWVKNELIPNLEKGEDCVQLCQHERNFIPGKSIVENIITCIEKSYKSIFVLSPNFVQSEWCHYELYFAHHKLFSENSNSLILILLEPIPPYIIPARYHKLKALMAKRTYLEWPKERSKRALFWANLRAAISINLPTYFEANEEESDVTSTSSISQYVNN, encoded by the coding sequence ATGAGACCCCTTACAAATATCTATGTCTTTGCTAGTGCCTTTATATTCATGCTCTGGAATAATATCCAGCCAACTGTGGAAAATGAATTTATTGCAAATTATTCAAGCAGTTTGCTAACTAATGTTCCAAAAAACATCCCAGTCCATACTCATATATTAGATTTATCACATAATAGGATCTCTGGACTTAGTATCTCAgagtttatttctctttctgatcTTCAAGTATTAAATCTTTCTCGTAATCTAATTACGGAGCTTGACCTTAGTGTCTTCATTTATAATGAAGATTTAGAATACTTAGATTTATCTCATAATAACATTTTGAAAGTTTACTGTCAAACTCTCGCAAATCTTAGACATTTAGATATGTCTTTCAATAAGTATACTGCCCTGCCCATCTGCCAAGAATTCAGGAACATGTTTCATTTGGAGTACCTAGGATTAAGTGCCACGGTGATACGAAGGTCAGACTTCAGGTATTTCACACATCTACAGCTGCACACTGTCTTCCTAACCTTAGAAGACTTTTCTCTATATGAGCCTCAGAGTCTGACAGCCTTGAACACAAGGACCCTTCACATTGTTTTTGCAGCAAACCGGAACTTCAGTTTTCCCCTCTTGTATGATGGAATGAGCACttcagaaaacttaaaaatagTTAACTTAAGATACACCTCGAGCTACAAAGATTTCCCTTCTCCTCATTTAACACTTCTGAAGAAAATCAAGACAACAGTTCTTATGCTAGACACTGTGGACTTACAATGGCCCATCATTTTGCAAATTTTCCTGCTTATTTGGTATTCACCTGTGGAGCATTTGACTGTGACAAATTTGACTTTTCGGGGACCACTGGAGGGGCTGGCTGAATACGATTTTCTGCCTTTATTAAACTCTCTGAAACAATTAATCTCTTTGGATGGCTCCATGAAAGCACTAACTTTGGAGCATGTTCATAATAAGGTTTATTATTTCAACCAGGAAATTCTATACAGACAGTTTTCGGAGATGAAAATTGCTAATTTGACAATATATGATGCATATATGCCACACATGCTCTGCCCCAATAGAACAAGCTCATTTCAGTATGTAAATTTTTCTCATAATGCCCTGACGGATGAATTGTTCCAGAATTGTGGCACTCTGACAGATCTGAAATACCTTATTTTGCAGAGGAATAAATTTGAGAGCCTTGCCAAGGTAAGCTTCATGACCAGCCATATGAAATCACTGAAATATCTGGACATGAGCAGCAACTTGCTGCATCACGATGGAGCTGATGTGCGATGCCAATGGGCTGAGTCTCTGTCAGAGCTGGACCTGTCCTCAAATCAGTTGACAGATGTCGTGTTTGAGTGCTTGCCCGTCAACATCAAAACCCTCAACCTCCAAAACAATCAGATCGCCAGCGTCCCCAGGGGGGTGACCGAGCTGAAATCCTTGGCAGAGCTGAACCTGGCATCGAACAGGCTGGCTGACCTGCCGGGGTGCAGCGGCTTTAGTTCTCTGGAGTTCCTGAACACAGAGATGAATTTGATCCTCACCCCATCTGCCGACTTCTTCCAGAGCTGCCCCAGGGTGCGGGAGCTACAAGCCGGGCACAACCCGTTCAAGTGTTCCTGTGAACTGCAGGACTTTTTGCGTCTGGAGAGGCGGTCTGGGGGGAAGCTGGCTGGCTGGCCGGCGGCGTACCTGTGCGAGTACCCGTCAGCCTTGCGGGGAACACAGCTGAAGGATTTCCACCTGAGCGAACTGGCTTGTAACACGGCGCTCCTGCTGGTGACGGCTCTGCTGCTGACgctggtgctggtggctgtCGTGGCCTTTCTGTGCATCTACCTGGACGTGCCGTGGTACGTGCGGATGACGTGGCAGTGGACGCAGACGAAGCGCAGAGCTTGGCACAGCCGCCCCGAAGGGCAGGAGACCGTTCTGCAGTTCCACGCGTTCGTTTCCTACAGCGAGCGCGATGCGTTGTGGGTGAAGAACGAGCTGATCCCGAACCTGGAGAAGGGGGAGGACTGTGTACAACTGTGCCAGCACGAGAGAAACTTTATCCCTGGCAAGAGCATTGTGGAGAACATCATCACCTGCATTGAGAAGAGCTACAAGTCGATCTTTGTGTTGTCTCCCAACTTTGTGCAGAGCGAGTGGTGTCACTATGAGCTGTACTTTGCCCACCACAAATTATTCAGTGAGAATTCCAACAGCTTAATCCTCATTTTGCTGGAGCCGATCCCTCCGTACATTATCCCCGCCAGGTATCACAAGCTGAAGGCTCTCATGGCAAAGCGAACGTATCTGGAGTGGCCAAAGGAGAGGAGCAAGCGTGCCCTTTTCTGGGCAAACCTGAGGGCAGCTATTAGCATTAACCTGCCAACATACTTTGAAGCAAATGAGGAGGAGAGTGATGTTACTTCTACTAGTAGTATTAGTCAGTATGTGAATAACTGA
- the LOC102090750 gene encoding toll-like receptor 1 isoform X1, whose protein sequence is MLDQVSSSWFFLQNQHRKKIGDVCLLKQFMSCSYLRLSACCGLDSSLRHTEQKTKICLKKINLEIIMRPLTNIYVFASAFIFMLWNNIQPTVENEFIANYSSSLLTNVPKNIPVHTHILDLSHNRISGLSISEFISLSDLQVLNLSRNLITELDLSVFIYNEDLEYLDLSHNNILKVYCQTLANLRHLDMSFNKYTALPICQEFRNMFHLEYLGLSATVIRRSDFRYFTHLQLHTVFLTLEDFSLYEPQSLTALNTRTLHIVFAANRNFSFPLLYDGMSTSENLKIVNLRYTSSYKDFPSPHLTLLKKIKTTVLMLDTVDLQWPIILQIFLLIWYSPVEHLTVTNLTFRGPLEGLAEYDFLPLLNSLKQLISLDGSMKALTLEHVHNKVYYFNQEILYRQFSEMKIANLTIYDAYMPHMLCPNRTSSFQYVNFSHNALTDELFQNCGTLTDLKYLILQRNKFESLAKVSFMTSHMKSLKYLDMSSNLLHHDGADVRCQWAESLSELDLSSNQLTDVVFECLPVNIKTLNLQNNQIASVPRGVTELKSLAELNLASNRLADLPGCSGFSSLEFLNTEMNLILTPSADFFQSCPRVRELQAGHNPFKCSCELQDFLRLERRSGGKLAGWPAAYLCEYPSALRGTQLKDFHLSELACNTALLLVTALLLTLVLVAVVAFLCIYLDVPWYVRMTWQWTQTKRRAWHSRPEGQETVLQFHAFVSYSERDALWVKNELIPNLEKGEDCVQLCQHERNFIPGKSIVENIITCIEKSYKSIFVLSPNFVQSEWCHYELYFAHHKLFSENSNSLILILLEPIPPYIIPARYHKLKALMAKRTYLEWPKERSKRALFWANLRAAISINLPTYFEANEEESDVTSTSSISQYVNN, encoded by the exons ATGCTGGATCAGGTTTCCTCATCTTGGTTCTTCTT acaaaatcagcacaggaaaaaaattggGGATGTTTGTCTTCTGAAACAGTTTATGAGTTGCTCATACTTGAGGTTGTCTGCATGTTGTG gGCTGGACTCATCACTGAGACAtactgaacagaaaacaaagatatgtttaaaaaagataaaCCTGGAAATCATAATGAGACCCCTTACAAATATCTATGTCTTTGCTAGTGCCTTTATATTCATGCTCTGGAATAATATCCAGCCAACTGTGGAAAATGAATTTATTGCAAATTATTCAAGCAGTTTGCTAACTAATGTTCCAAAAAACATCCCAGTCCATACTCATATATTAGATTTATCACATAATAGGATCTCTGGACTTAGTATCTCAgagtttatttctctttctgatcTTCAAGTATTAAATCTTTCTCGTAATCTAATTACGGAGCTTGACCTTAGTGTCTTCATTTATAATGAAGATTTAGAATACTTAGATTTATCTCATAATAACATTTTGAAAGTTTACTGTCAAACTCTCGCAAATCTTAGACATTTAGATATGTCTTTCAATAAGTATACTGCCCTGCCCATCTGCCAAGAATTCAGGAACATGTTTCATTTGGAGTACCTAGGATTAAGTGCCACGGTGATACGAAGGTCAGACTTCAGGTATTTCACACATCTACAGCTGCACACTGTCTTCCTAACCTTAGAAGACTTTTCTCTATATGAGCCTCAGAGTCTGACAGCCTTGAACACAAGGACCCTTCACATTGTTTTTGCAGCAAACCGGAACTTCAGTTTTCCCCTCTTGTATGATGGAATGAGCACttcagaaaacttaaaaatagTTAACTTAAGATACACCTCGAGCTACAAAGATTTCCCTTCTCCTCATTTAACACTTCTGAAGAAAATCAAGACAACAGTTCTTATGCTAGACACTGTGGACTTACAATGGCCCATCATTTTGCAAATTTTCCTGCTTATTTGGTATTCACCTGTGGAGCATTTGACTGTGACAAATTTGACTTTTCGGGGACCACTGGAGGGGCTGGCTGAATACGATTTTCTGCCTTTATTAAACTCTCTGAAACAATTAATCTCTTTGGATGGCTCCATGAAAGCACTAACTTTGGAGCATGTTCATAATAAGGTTTATTATTTCAACCAGGAAATTCTATACAGACAGTTTTCGGAGATGAAAATTGCTAATTTGACAATATATGATGCATATATGCCACACATGCTCTGCCCCAATAGAACAAGCTCATTTCAGTATGTAAATTTTTCTCATAATGCCCTGACGGATGAATTGTTCCAGAATTGTGGCACTCTGACAGATCTGAAATACCTTATTTTGCAGAGGAATAAATTTGAGAGCCTTGCCAAGGTAAGCTTCATGACCAGCCATATGAAATCACTGAAATATCTGGACATGAGCAGCAACTTGCTGCATCACGATGGAGCTGATGTGCGATGCCAATGGGCTGAGTCTCTGTCAGAGCTGGACCTGTCCTCAAATCAGTTGACAGATGTCGTGTTTGAGTGCTTGCCCGTCAACATCAAAACCCTCAACCTCCAAAACAATCAGATCGCCAGCGTCCCCAGGGGGGTGACCGAGCTGAAATCCTTGGCAGAGCTGAACCTGGCATCGAACAGGCTGGCTGACCTGCCGGGGTGCAGCGGCTTTAGTTCTCTGGAGTTCCTGAACACAGAGATGAATTTGATCCTCACCCCATCTGCCGACTTCTTCCAGAGCTGCCCCAGGGTGCGGGAGCTACAAGCCGGGCACAACCCGTTCAAGTGTTCCTGTGAACTGCAGGACTTTTTGCGTCTGGAGAGGCGGTCTGGGGGGAAGCTGGCTGGCTGGCCGGCGGCGTACCTGTGCGAGTACCCGTCAGCCTTGCGGGGAACACAGCTGAAGGATTTCCACCTGAGCGAACTGGCTTGTAACACGGCGCTCCTGCTGGTGACGGCTCTGCTGCTGACgctggtgctggtggctgtCGTGGCCTTTCTGTGCATCTACCTGGACGTGCCGTGGTACGTGCGGATGACGTGGCAGTGGACGCAGACGAAGCGCAGAGCTTGGCACAGCCGCCCCGAAGGGCAGGAGACCGTTCTGCAGTTCCACGCGTTCGTTTCCTACAGCGAGCGCGATGCGTTGTGGGTGAAGAACGAGCTGATCCCGAACCTGGAGAAGGGGGAGGACTGTGTACAACTGTGCCAGCACGAGAGAAACTTTATCCCTGGCAAGAGCATTGTGGAGAACATCATCACCTGCATTGAGAAGAGCTACAAGTCGATCTTTGTGTTGTCTCCCAACTTTGTGCAGAGCGAGTGGTGTCACTATGAGCTGTACTTTGCCCACCACAAATTATTCAGTGAGAATTCCAACAGCTTAATCCTCATTTTGCTGGAGCCGATCCCTCCGTACATTATCCCCGCCAGGTATCACAAGCTGAAGGCTCTCATGGCAAAGCGAACGTATCTGGAGTGGCCAAAGGAGAGGAGCAAGCGTGCCCTTTTCTGGGCAAACCTGAGGGCAGCTATTAGCATTAACCTGCCAACATACTTTGAAGCAAATGAGGAGGAGAGTGATGTTACTTCTACTAGTAGTATTAGTCAGTATGTGAATAACTGA
- the LOC102097081 gene encoding toll-like receptor 1 codes for MRSFRNIFLYECLFALTFWKHCSLSVENELFISASNDFPEDGSDKKTKSLPLLYTNSHQSKANFDWVVIQNTTESLSLSEITNDNVKKLVALLSNFRRGSGLQNLTLTNVSVDWDALTEILQTVWHSSIEYFNINSVTQLSNIKTYDFDYSGTSMKALTVKKVFITDLYFSQDDLYKIFADMNIAALTIAESEMIHMLCPSSDSPFRYLNFFKNDLTDYVFQKCDKLIQLETLILQRNKFESLAKVSFMTSHMKSLKYLDMSSNLLSHDGADARCQWAESLSELDLSSNQLTDVVFECLPVNIKTLNLQNNQIASVPRGVTELKSLAELNLALNRLADLPGCSGFSSLEFLNTEMNLILTPSADFFQSCPRVRELQAGHNPFKCSCELQDFLRLERRSGGKLAGWPAAYLCEYPSALRGTQLKDFHLSELACNTALLLVTALLLTLVLVAVVAFLCIYLDVPWYVRMTWQWTQTKRRAWHSRPEGQETVLQFHAFVSYSERDALWVKNELIPNLEKGEDCVQLCQHERNFIPGKSIVENIITCIEKSYKSIFVLSPNFVQSEWCHYELYFAHHKLFSENSNSLILILLEPIPPYIIPARYHKLKALMAKRTYLEWPKERSKRALFWANLRAAININLPVADGERSGETD; via the coding sequence atgagatctttcagaaacatttttctttatgagTGCCTGTTTGCATTAACTTTTTGGAAGCATTGCAGCCTGTCTGTGGAAAATGAACTCTTTATATCTGCTTCTAATGATTTTCCAGAAGATGGTTCTGACAAAAAAACCAAGAGCCTGCCACTCCTGTATACAAACAGTCATCAGTCCAAAGCTAATTTTGACTGGGTTGTGATACAAAATACTACAGAAAGCCTGTCATTGTCAGAAATCACAAATGACAATGTAAAAAAATTAGTAGCTTTATTATCTAACTTCAGACGAGGCTCCGGGTTACAAAATCTGACACTGACAAATGTGTCCGTGGACTGGGATGCTCTTACTGAAATTCTTCAGACTGTATGGCATTCATCCATTGAATACTTCAATATTAACAGTGTAACACAATTGTCAAACATCAAAACGTATGACTTTGACTATTCAGGTACCTCTATGAAAGCACTGACTGTGAAGAAAGTTTTTATCACAGATCTGTACTTCTCACAGGATGACCTatacaaaatatttgcagaCATGAATATTGCAGCCTTGACAATAGCTGAATCAGAGATGATACATATGCTGTGTCCTTCATCTGACAGTCCCTTTAGATACTTGAATTTTTTCAAGAATGATTTAACAGattatgtttttcaaaaatgtgACAAATTAATTCAACTGGAGACACTAATTTTACAGAGGAATAAATTTGAGAGCCTTGCCAAGGTAAGCTTCATGACCAGCCATATGAAATCACTGAAATACCTGGACATGAGCAGCAACTTGCTGAGTCACGATGGAGCTGATGCGCGATGCCAATGGGCTGAGTCTCTGTCAGAGCTGGACCTGTCCTCAAATCAGTTGACAGATGTCGTGTTTGAGTGCTTGCCCGTCAACATCAAAACCCTCAACCTCCAAAACAATCAGATCGCCAGCGTCCCCAGGGGGGTGACCGAGCTGAAATCCTTGGCAGAGCTGAACctggcattgaacaggctggcTGACCTGCCGGGGTGCAGCGGCTTTAGTTCTCTGGAGTTCCTGAACACAGAGATGAATTTGATCCTCACCCCATCTGCCGACTTCTTCCAGAGCTGCCCCAGGGTGCGGGAGCTACAAGCCGGGCACAACCCGTTCAAGTGTTCCTGTGAACTGCAGGACTTTTTGCGTCTGGAGAGGCGGTCTGGGGGGAAGCTGGCTGGCTGGCCGGCAGCGTACCTGTGCGAGTACCCGTCAGCCTTGCGGGGAACGCAGCTGAAGGATTTCCACCTGAGCGAACTGGCTTGTAACACGGCGCTCCTGCTGGTGACGGCTCTGCTGCTGACgctggtgctggtggctgtCGTGGCCTTTCTGTGCATCTACCTGGACGTGCCGTGGTACGTGCGGATGACGTGGCAGTGGACGCAGACGAAGCGCAGAGCTTGGCACAGCCGCCCCGAAGGGCAGGAGACCGTTCTGCAGTTCCACGCGTTCGTTTCCTACAGCGAGCGCGATGCGTTGTGGGTGAAGAACGAGCTGATCCCGAACCTGGAGAAGGGGGAGGACTGTGTACAACTGTGCCAGCACGAGAGAAACTTTATCCCTGGCAAGAGCATTGTGGAGAACATCATCACCTGCATTGAGAAGAGCTACAAGTCGATCTTTGTGTTGTCTCCCAACTTTGTGCAGAGCGAGTGGTGTCACTATGAGCTGTACTTTGCCCACCACAAATTATTCAGTGAGAATTCCAACAGCTTAATCCTCATTTTGCTGGAGCCGATCCCTCCGTACATTATCCCCGCCAGGTATCACAAGCTGAAGGCTCTCATGGCAAAGCGAACGTATCTGGAGTGGCCAAAGGAGAGGAGCAAGCGTGCCCTTTTCTGGGCAAACCTGAGGGCAGCTATTAACATTAACCTGCCAGTAGCTGATGGAGAGAGATCTGGGGAAACAGACTGA
- the KLF3 gene encoding Krueppel-like factor 3: protein MLMFDPVPIKQEVMEPVSVSYPSNYMDQMKPNKYSVIYSTPSMLHNKFYSNPEGLSNGIQMEPVDLTVNKRSSPPSTGSSPSPLKFQTVHRRTSPGLTLSSPSSPLSKFTPSPPGVQPLSMPITIPPVMAAALSRHGLRSPGILPVIQPVVVQPVPFMYAPHLQQPIMVSTVLADEMETPSSMPVPVIESYEKPALKKTIKVEPGSEPSKTDFYPEQMSPPMMTSLSPQQVMLQENHPSVIVQPGKRPLPVESPDTQRKRRIHRCDYEGCNKVYTKSSHLKAHRRTHTGEKPYKCTWEGCTWKFARSDELTRHFRKHTGIKPFQCPDCDRSFSRSDHLALHRKRHMLV, encoded by the exons TCATACCCGTCCAATTACATGgaccaaatgaaaccaaacaaatacAGCGTCATTTATTCTACACCAAGTATGTTGCACAATAAATTCTACTCAAACCCCGAAGGACTATCAAATGGAATCCAGATGGAGCCAGTAGACCTTACGGTGAACAAACGGAGCTCACCACCTTCAACTGGAAGTTCTCCTTCCCCCCTAAAATTTCAGACTGTGCACAGGAGAACTTCACCTGGATTGACTCTGTCCTCACCCAGCTCACCTCTCAGTAAGTTCACGCCGTCACCCCCAGGAGTGCAGCCGCTCTCCATGCCAATAACCATCCCACCCGTCATGGCTGCTGCTCTTTCACGCCACGGACTGAGAAGCCCTGGAATACTCCCAGTCATACAGCCTGTTGTGGTCCAGCCCGTTCCGTTCATGTATGCCCCCCATCTCCAGCAGCCCATCATGGTGTCCACAGTTCTTGCAGATGAGATGGAAACTCCCAGTAGCATGCCAG TGCCTGTCATTGAGTCTTATGAGAAGCctgcactgaagaaaacaatcaAAGTAGAGCCAGGAAGTGAACCATCGAAGACTGACTTCTATCCTGAACAAATGTCACCTCCAATGATGACCTCATTGTCTCCCCAGCAAGTCATGTTGCAGGA GAATCACCCTTCAGTTATAGTTCAGCCAGGAAAGAGACCTTTACCTGTGGAATCTCCAGACACGCAAAGAAAACGCAGAATACATCGATGTGATTATGAAGGCTGCAACAAAGTCTACACTAAAAGCTCCCATCTGAAAGCTCACAGGAGAACCCACACAG gtgAAAAACCATACAAATGCACTTGGGAGGGATGCACATGGAAGTTTGCTCGTTCCGATGAACTAACGCGGCATTTCCGCAAGCACACAGGAATCAAACCTTTTCAGTGCCCAGACTGTGACCGTAGCTTTTCACGTTCGGACCATCTTGCTCTTCACAGAAAACGCCACATGCTAGTCTGA